A stretch of Pseudomonas sp. 7SR1 DNA encodes these proteins:
- the uca gene encoding urea carboxylase — translation RNQKVIEETPAPNLPEGMAEELCAAATKLARAVNYRSAGTVEFVFDSDAGRFYFLEVNTRLQVEHGVTEQVWGVDLVRWMVELAAGELPPLSELSLGLKAEGHAIQARLYAEDPGRDFQPSPGLLTSVQFPPTDGKRLRIDTWVEAGCQVPPYFDPMIAKVIHWAPTREQARLGLHQALGDSLLYGVETNREYLQQILLDAPFANGQPWTRCLETLVYRANTFEVLSPGTLTSVQDYPGRLGYWAVGVPPSGPMDSRSLRLGNRLLGNEEGAAALEITMSGPLLRFNCDARVAVTGATIALSLNDEPVPMNTPLAIAAGSTLAIGTLCGAGARSYLCLQGGLQVPDYLGSKSTFTLGQFGGHAGRALCTGDVLHLAALDGRLELPSISETPIELPPVRQIRVIYGPHGAPEYFTERYIQTFFDTSWEVHFNSSRTGIRLIGPKPEWVRADGGEAGLHPSNIHDNPYAIGAVDFTGDMPVILGPDGPSLGGFVCPVTVIEADLWQLGQLKAGDQVRFVPVDLKTARSLALKWACCGSELARDSDLSVPSMLDVPPLSRASSLPQGIASPVVLDIGQDDTHLVARLSGDTHLLLEIGAPELDLVLRFRAHALMQALEQKRLDGVVDLTPGIRSLQVHYQPERLPLADLLAIVAGEWDAVCAAQDLQVPSRIVHLPLSWDDPACQLAIEKYMTTVRKDAPWCPSNLEFIRRINDLPNLDEVQRTVFEASYLVMGLGDVYLGAPVATPLDPRHRLVTTKYNPARTWTAENSVGIGGAYLCVYGMEGPGGYQFVGRTLQMWNRYRDVAAFEGKPWLLRFFDQIRFYPVSADELLRIRRDFPLDRFDLAIEHSQLNLADYQRFLAREADSIAAFRQQQQHAFNAERERWIASGQAHFDSEEPTPAPTEDARLDADQVSVDSHIAGNLWQVQVAAGARVAAGDVLVILESMKMEIPVLAPVAGVVRQVHVQPGSAVRAGQRVVVLQRD, via the coding sequence GGCGCAACCAGAAGGTCATCGAAGAAACCCCGGCGCCCAACCTGCCCGAGGGAATGGCCGAAGAACTCTGCGCGGCGGCGACCAAGCTGGCCCGGGCGGTGAACTACCGCAGCGCCGGCACTGTGGAGTTCGTGTTCGACAGTGACGCGGGGCGCTTTTATTTCCTGGAGGTCAATACCCGTCTGCAAGTGGAGCACGGCGTCACCGAGCAAGTATGGGGCGTGGACCTGGTGCGCTGGATGGTGGAACTGGCCGCCGGCGAGCTGCCGCCCTTGAGCGAACTGAGCCTGGGCTTGAAAGCCGAGGGGCATGCGATCCAGGCGCGCCTGTATGCCGAAGATCCAGGCCGGGATTTCCAGCCAAGCCCCGGTTTGCTGACGTCCGTGCAATTCCCGCCAACCGATGGCAAACGCCTGCGCATCGACACCTGGGTCGAGGCCGGTTGCCAGGTCCCGCCCTACTTCGACCCGATGATCGCCAAGGTCATTCATTGGGCGCCCACACGTGAACAGGCGCGCCTGGGCCTGCACCAGGCGCTGGGAGACAGCCTGCTGTACGGCGTCGAAACCAACCGCGAATACCTGCAACAGATTCTTCTCGACGCGCCCTTCGCCAACGGCCAGCCCTGGACCCGCTGCCTGGAAACCCTGGTCTATCGCGCCAACACGTTCGAAGTGCTCAGCCCAGGCACCCTGACCAGCGTCCAGGATTATCCAGGTCGCCTCGGCTATTGGGCGGTGGGGGTGCCGCCATCGGGACCGATGGACAGCCGCTCGCTGCGCCTGGGCAATCGCCTGCTGGGGAATGAAGAAGGCGCGGCTGCACTGGAAATCACCATGAGTGGCCCGCTGCTGCGCTTCAACTGCGATGCCCGGGTTGCCGTGACGGGCGCGACGATCGCGTTGAGCCTCAACGATGAACCTGTGCCGATGAACACCCCATTGGCCATCGCCGCCGGCTCCACCCTCGCCATCGGAACCCTTTGCGGCGCCGGGGCGCGCAGCTATCTGTGCCTGCAGGGCGGCCTGCAGGTACCGGACTACCTGGGCAGCAAAAGTACGTTCACCCTCGGCCAGTTCGGCGGCCACGCCGGGCGCGCATTGTGCACCGGCGATGTACTGCACCTGGCTGCGCTGGACGGGCGCCTCGAGTTGCCGTCGATCAGCGAAACGCCCATCGAGTTGCCGCCCGTGCGGCAGATCCGTGTGATCTACGGTCCGCACGGCGCGCCCGAATATTTCACCGAGCGCTACATCCAGACCTTCTTCGATACCTCATGGGAAGTGCATTTCAACTCCAGCCGAACCGGCATCCGACTGATCGGGCCGAAACCCGAATGGGTACGCGCCGATGGCGGCGAGGCCGGACTTCACCCCTCCAATATCCACGACAACCCCTACGCCATCGGCGCCGTGGATTTTACCGGCGACATGCCGGTTATCCTCGGCCCCGACGGACCGAGCCTGGGCGGCTTCGTTTGCCCGGTGACCGTGATCGAGGCGGACCTCTGGCAACTGGGGCAGCTCAAGGCAGGGGACCAGGTGCGCTTCGTGCCGGTGGACCTGAAGACCGCCCGCTCACTGGCCCTGAAATGGGCTTGCTGTGGAAGCGAGCTTGCTCGCGATAGCGATCTGTCAGTCCCCTCGATGTTGGATGTCCCGCCGCTGTCGCGAGCAAGCTCGCTCCCACAGGGGATCGCGTCGCCTGTGGTGTTGGATATCGGCCAGGACGATACCCACCTGGTGGCAAGATTGTCCGGCGATACCCACCTGCTGCTGGAAATCGGCGCGCCCGAACTGGACCTGGTGCTGCGCTTTCGCGCCCATGCCCTGATGCAGGCCCTGGAACAGAAACGACTGGATGGCGTGGTCGACCTGACGCCCGGCATCCGCTCGCTCCAGGTGCACTACCAGCCCGAGCGATTGCCCCTGGCCGATCTGCTGGCCATCGTCGCCGGAGAATGGGATGCGGTATGCGCCGCGCAAGACCTGCAGGTGCCGTCGCGCATCGTCCATCTGCCGCTGTCCTGGGACGACCCGGCCTGCCAGCTGGCGATTGAAAAATACATGACCACCGTGCGCAAGGACGCACCCTGGTGCCCGAGCAACCTGGAGTTCATCCGCCGGATCAACGACCTGCCCAACCTGGACGAAGTGCAACGCACGGTGTTCGAGGCCAGCTACCTGGTGATGGGGCTGGGCGATGTCTACCTCGGCGCGCCGGTCGCTACCCCGCTGGACCCGCGCCATCGGCTGGTGACCACGAAATACAACCCGGCCCGCACCTGGACCGCGGAAAACTCGGTGGGCATCGGCGGTGCCTATCTGTGCGTGTACGGCATGGAAGGGCCTGGCGGCTATCAGTTCGTCGGCCGCACGTTGCAGATGTGGAATCGCTATCGGGATGTCGCCGCGTTCGAAGGAAAGCCCTGGCTGCTGCGCTTTTTCGACCAGATCCGTTTCTACCCGGTCAGTGCCGATGAGCTGTTGCGCATCCGTCGGGATTTCCCCCTGGACCGCTTCGACCTTGCCATCGAACACAGCCAGCTCAACCTGGCCGACTACCAGCGTTTCCTGGCGCGGGAAGCCGACAGCATCGCCGCGTTTCGCCAGCAGCAACAACACGCGTTCAATGCCGAACGCGAGCGCTGGATCGCCAGCGGCCAGGCCCACTTCGACAGCGAGGAACCGACGCCCGCGCCCACTGAGGACGCAAGGCTGGACGCGGATCAAGTAAGCGTCGACAGCCATATCGCCGGCAACCTCTGGCAGGTCCAGGTGGCCGCCGGCGCACGGGTCGCCGCCGGAGACGTGCTGGTGATCCTGGAGTCGATGAAAATGGAGATCCCGGTACTGGCTCCGGTGGCCGGCGTGGTGCGCCAGGTGCATGTCCAGCCAGGCTCGGCGGTGCGTGCCGGACAGCGCGTCGTGGTGCTGCAACGTGACTGA
- the atzF gene encoding allophanate hydrolase, translating into MSPSLQLDDLRNAYRSGELTPRQLILALREKAAALNPDYHLFIHLLSPEELEPYLAALESQDLENLPLYGVPFAIKDNIDLAGIPTTAACPAFAYVPHRSASIVEQLLALGAIPLGKTNLDQFATGLNGTRTPYGACRNSVLPDYPAGGSSAGSPLAVALGVASFALGTDTAGSGRVPAALNNLVGLKATKGLISTAGVIPACRTLDCVTTFTATAREASQLLALTARLDPGDEYSRCNRQWNDSSAFGVPQRFRFGVARQQDLEFFGCDEGPSLFQEAIERLERLGGEAVELDLSPFLEAARLLYEGPWVAERYSVVGELMERQPDAVLPVIRAVLAKAPGVDGVQTFRAQYRLQALKARCDRALQSLDCVLTPTIGRPVTLAELAAEPVLRNSELGYYTNFMNLLDYAAVAVPSAFMANGLPWGVTLFGRAFTDQYLLSVADALQRQQMPALPVPVNPARHDRARLVVCGAHLDGLALNWQLQRRGARLVEATHSSPDYRLYALAGGPPLRPGMLRVNEGGVAIEVEVWELPSSELGSFLTGIPAPLGLGKVQLADGRWESGFICEPYGLEGARDISELGGWRAYLRSLR; encoded by the coding sequence ATGAGCCCATCCCTACAGCTGGACGACCTGCGTAACGCCTACCGCAGCGGCGAACTGACGCCTCGCCAACTGATACTGGCCCTGCGGGAAAAAGCCGCCGCGCTCAACCCGGACTACCACCTGTTCATCCACCTGTTGTCGCCCGAAGAACTGGAACCCTACCTGGCGGCCCTGGAAAGCCAAGACCTGGAAAACCTGCCCTTGTATGGCGTACCGTTCGCCATCAAGGACAACATCGACCTGGCCGGCATTCCCACCACCGCCGCCTGCCCGGCGTTCGCCTACGTGCCGCACCGTTCAGCAAGCATCGTCGAACAGTTGCTGGCGCTGGGCGCGATTCCCCTTGGCAAGACCAACCTCGACCAGTTCGCCACCGGGCTCAACGGCACCCGCACGCCCTATGGTGCTTGCCGCAACAGTGTCCTGCCCGATTATCCGGCGGGTGGCTCCAGCGCCGGATCGCCGCTGGCGGTGGCACTGGGAGTCGCCAGCTTCGCCTTGGGCACCGACACTGCGGGCTCCGGCCGAGTACCCGCAGCGTTGAACAACCTGGTGGGGTTGAAAGCCACCAAGGGTTTGATTTCCACGGCAGGCGTGATCCCTGCCTGCCGTACGCTGGACTGCGTGACGACATTCACCGCAACGGCCCGGGAAGCCAGCCAGCTGCTGGCGCTGACGGCCCGTCTCGACCCGGGGGACGAATACAGCCGTTGCAATCGGCAATGGAACGACAGCTCGGCTTTCGGCGTGCCGCAACGCTTTCGCTTCGGCGTTGCGCGCCAGCAGGACCTGGAGTTTTTCGGCTGCGATGAAGGACCCAGCTTGTTTCAGGAGGCCATCGAGCGCCTCGAACGCCTGGGCGGCGAGGCGGTGGAGCTGGACCTGTCGCCCTTCCTCGAAGCTGCGCGCCTGCTTTATGAAGGCCCCTGGGTGGCCGAGCGCTACAGCGTGGTCGGTGAGTTGATGGAGCGTCAGCCCGATGCGGTCCTGCCGGTCATCCGCGCAGTACTGGCGAAAGCGCCCGGCGTGGATGGCGTGCAGACCTTCCGCGCCCAGTATCGCCTGCAAGCACTCAAGGCCCGATGCGACCGTGCCCTGCAAAGCCTCGACTGCGTACTCACCCCCACCATCGGTCGCCCGGTGACCCTCGCCGAGCTCGCCGCCGAACCGGTACTGCGCAATTCGGAGCTGGGTTACTACACCAACTTCATGAACCTGCTGGACTACGCCGCCGTGGCCGTCCCCAGCGCATTCATGGCCAATGGTCTGCCCTGGGGCGTGACGTTGTTCGGTCGGGCCTTCACCGATCAATACCTGCTGAGCGTCGCCGACGCCTTGCAGCGCCAGCAGATGCCGGCACTGCCAGTTCCTGTCAACCCGGCGCGTCATGATCGGGCACGGCTGGTGGTCTGTGGCGCGCATCTCGATGGGCTGGCCTTGAACTGGCAGCTCCAGCGACGCGGCGCCCGCCTGGTCGAAGCCACCCACAGCTCGCCGGATTACCGCCTCTACGCCCTGGCCGGCGGCCCGCCGCTGCGCCCTGGCATGCTGCGCGTCAATGAGGGCGGCGTGGCGATCGAAGTGGAGGTCTGGGAGTTGCCCAGCAGCGAACTGGGCTCGTTCCTGACCGGTATTCCCGCGCCGCTGGGGCTGGGCAAGGTGCAGCTCGCCGACGGCCGTTGGGAAAGCGGGTTCATTTGCGAGCCCTATGGCCTGGAAGGCGCGCGGGACATCAGCGAACTGGGTGGATGGCGGGCTTACCTTCGAAGCCTGCGATAG
- a CDS encoding cysteine-rich CWC family protein, which yields MNKPDLCPACGATNDCTLADPKTADRACWCYGVSIDQSVLEALPAELRDKSCLCPRCARVDDQLRANARPIA from the coding sequence ATGAATAAACCTGACCTCTGCCCCGCCTGCGGCGCCACCAATGACTGCACCCTCGCCGACCCGAAGACCGCCGACCGGGCCTGCTGGTGCTACGGCGTGAGTATCGATCAGTCCGTGCTCGAAGCCTTGCCCGCCGAGCTGCGCGACAAGTCCTGCCTGTGCCCGCGATGCGCCCGGGTGGACGACCAGTTGCGCGCCAATGCCCGACCGATCGCGTAA